A window from Electrophorus electricus isolate fEleEle1 chromosome 7, fEleEle1.pri, whole genome shotgun sequence encodes these proteins:
- the si:ch211-207d6.2 gene encoding sickle tail protein isoform X3, with protein MPNEVTSADTVRALFVSAFPQQLTLKMLESPNVAIYIKDHVRNVYYELTDIRNITAHSCLKVYHKDPAQAFNHSPLNSNGDARLSRYSGRQQAGGQSMLHTLPPPHSPIHTVQGSMSPPSGRSMPPSPSRFPYGMAMPASATLPRDRLSSVPITRSAPPCSSAILERRDVKPDEDVSGRGAPLYADPYTLPEARLSVASSHGTQIGDMLDGQVFLQRRSQAKSVGSYAEVADPQHSLYRQRSRKYSESPHMPLGSKSPPSSPQRVGEVRMIDIHPGQNAHMLLQGAERTVHARRSFRKDSNGTMEAVARVRGTVASPVFVDLPHGHGDRPFQGPISTEGPQSERMKAMEQQIASLTGLLQHALLKGTNTSGIKENASEKSSEPLAHGTTSGGVSPIAGSKSPVLQALPPQARGLALGPLLDTFQRNVSSLRMHLHQLRQTQVQNQEVVRVMLQQAEEELTDRVCEQLRLLDDPMQKQRKQVEQERHRYVSMEENLLLQLGELENHVERLKKDSAQQPITLRDVEEGAVNLRTVGECLAALKGEFPALQLKMRSVLRVEVEAVRFLKEEPHKMDSMLKRVKGLTETLSDLQSCATESHALVDPVAPVSLTTTKESDSPDTSRSSPGPQPLSPARSELTPSSPVVVHQACSSPVNLQPCQHSVSLSHQPSPPLTPVSGRDSPTVAKVSPRSREDSTALQKKEASAGQERPMDCSSVTSCPPQHEETGTGKDKLQVAEKEQAEQMEEAVGTEMERKLRQAQDSLMESIPNLEVTQEESSSPSPATCLPDKADSSCPPPPLPEAATLAEPADKPVKISVEGGQKPAIEKPLRVKPSPETASKSPPPPPPRRFHPPATGLTTGRSGEVIYTTHKESIFVQQQDGEEATPQAKLQRVPPEVKPKPHISTPIHASAAHDEGEGDKDKIVAELQVFEKSPVKNVEPRYVVDLTTHELPDKDLEATFSLSSYDPKNIAQHSNDGQQSPKTAKSGSGVIYYITGKSRPPSDNAPSGPGEQNQSSEGIISSLKVAVLNPSDPSPWPNILTSHDLTLDSSKQEKENQKETSDTEQMSACFVEALKDSCKAEDDTHVLAPKEELPEAVTDRLEEQVSSHASELPITVTEEPVKTCVVGEDQTDSQVLPGPPALSLENGLQEVVWSSSREQDRHTEQDRRTEQDNLIPDVPRETDSPDRFAFVITKTKVQALSTGEYRQLVSSKGQDVETVQVGADTTDSAPEDSGSGKKPVIIVFDEPMDIQQAYKRLSTIFECEEELDRMLSKERIDEEVEDAEEEDARSQMTREIMPIAEVAGQLRPERNPDANGNVNHLPVPGEQNKNTEDSTPQLEDGSKVEPNDTKQEGKKKFKFPFPKKQLAAIGQALRTGTKAGKKTLQVVVYEDEEEDDGTLKKAKEAKRFEITSTTDSAGAAPSANTAPAADTPSADAMSQNHTVSSQSPTRSTNEICKSTYKTLDSLEETIKQLETTISNMEPGLSPETSRKDPKSKRTAVQTAEGKGSPSKRPAPLGPKPQKPPQRKNSKALSVPHPPTPNSPGSADPKQNIASSPSSSRITSPKARPQAGSVEKAGKPPKLQDSQRQYRQVVLL; from the exons ATGCCCAATGAGGTGACGAGTGCAGACACGGTGAGAGCGCTGTTTGTCAGCGCCTTCCCCCAGCAGCTGACCCTGAAGATGCTAGAGTCACCAAACGTGGCCATCTACATCAAGGACCATGTACGCAACGTCTACTATGAGCTCACCGACATCCG AAACATCACGGCACACTCCTGTCTGAAGGTCTACCACAAGGACCCCGCCCAGGCCTTCAATCACAGCCCCCTAAACAGCAACGGAGACGCCAGG CTCTCCCGTTATAGCGGTAGACAGCAGGCTGGCGGACAGAGTATGCTCCACACACTGCCTCCACCCCACAGTCCCATCCACACTGTCCAGGGCTCCATGTCTCCCCCGAGTGGACGCTCTATGCCTCCATCACCCTCTCGGTTCCCATACGGCATGGCAATGCCTGCCAGTGCCACCTTGCCCCGCGACCGCCTGTCTAGTGTGCCCATCACCCGCTCTGCTCCGCCATGCTCCAGCGCCATCCTGGAACGACGTGACGTGAAGCCCGATGAAGATGTGAGCGGCAGGGGCGCACCACTGTACGCTGACCCCTACACACTGCCTGAGGCTCGGCTGAGTGTGGCATCCTCTCATGGCACCCAAATCGGCGACATGCTCGACGGGCAGGTGTTCCTCCAGCGCCGCTCACAGGCCAAGTCCGTTGGTTCGTACGCTGAGGTCGCTGACCCCCAACACTCCCTCTACAGGCAGAGGTCCCGCAAATACTCCGAGAGCCCGCACATGCCACTTGGCTCCAAAAGCCCGCCCTCTTCACCTCAGAGGGTTGGCGAGGTCCGAATGATTGACATCCACCCAGGGCAGAATGCCCACATGCTACtacagggagcagagaggacagtGCATGCACGAAGATCCTTCCGGAAGGACAGCAATGGAACCATGGAGGCAGTGGCGAGGGTGAGGGGGACCGTAGCCTCCCCTGTGTTTGTTGATCTTCCCCATGGTCATGGAGACAGGCCGTTTCAAGGGCCAATATCAACAGAAGGTCCTCAGAG TGAGCGTATGAAGGCTATGGAGCAGCAGATAGCTAGTCTGACTGGTCTTCTTCAGCATGCACTTTTAAAAGGGACAAATACCAGTGGCATCAAAGAGAATGCCAG TGAAAAATCCTCTGAACCCCTGGCTCATGGCACAACCAGCGGTG GAGTGTCCCCTATTGCTGGATCTAAGAGCCCCGTACTCCAGGCCTTGCCTCCTCAGGCCAGGGGCCTGGCCCTCGGCCCTCTCCTGGACACCTTCCAGAGGAACGTCTCCAGCCTTCGCATGCACCTGCATCaactcagacagacacag GTGCAAAACCAGGAGGTTGTGAGGGTGATGCTGCAGCAGGCCGAAGAGGAGCTGACGGACAGGGTGTGTGAGCAGCTCCGGCTTCTGGATGACCCCATGCAGAAGCAGAGgaagcaggtggagcaggaaaGGCACAGATACGTGTCCATGGAGGAGAACCTGCTGCTCCAGCTGGG GGAGTTGGAGAATCATGTGGAGAGACTGAAGAAGGACTCAGCTCAGCAACCAATCACCTTGCGGGATGTGGAGGAGGGGGCAGTCAATCTGCGGACAGTGGGAGAGTGCCTTGCTGCACTGAAGG GGGAGTTCCCAGCCCTGCAGCTGAAGATGCGCTCCGTGTtgcgggtggaggtggaggctgTGCGCTTCCTCAAGGAGGAGCCTCACAAGATGGACAGCATGCTGAAGAGGGTCAAAGGCCTGACTGAGACCCTGAGTGACCTCCAGAG TTGTGCTACAGAAAGCCATGCCCTCGTTGACCCGGTTGCCCCCGTGAGCCTTACGACAACCAAGGAGTCGGACTCCCCAGACACCAGCCGGAGTTCACCCGGCCCCCAACCCCTCTCACCCGCCCGCTCCGAGCTCACGCCCTCCTCACCTGTGGTCGTGCATCAGGCCTGCAGTTCCCCCGTCAACCTGCAGCCTTGCCAACACTCTGTCAGCCTGAGCCACCAGCCGAGCCCCCCACTCACACCCGTGTCGGGCAGGGACTCACCCACCGTGGCCAAGGTGAGCCCCAGGAGCAGGGAGGACAGCACCGCTCTACAAAAGaaagaggcctctgcaggccaGGAGAGGCCAATGGACTGCAGCTCTGTCACGTCATGCCCACCACAGCATGAGGAGACTGGCACAGGCAAAGATAAA TTGCAGGTGGCAGAGAAGGAGCAGGCAGAGCAGATGGAGGAGGCTGTagggacagagatggagaggaagctACGCCAGGCCCAGGACAGTCTGATGGAGTCCATACCTAACCTGGAGGTGACCCAGGAGGAGAGCAGTTCTCCAAGCCCAGCCACCTGCCTTCCTGACAAGGCGGACTCCTCTTGTCCTCCGCCTCCACTCCCAG AGGCCGCCACACTAGCAGAACCAGCAGACAAACCAGTCAAGATTAGTGTAGAGGGAGGACAAAAACCAGCTATAGAGAAGCCTCTGCGAGTGAAGCCCAGCCCAGAGACAGCCAGCAAGTCCccgcctccacccccaccacgcAGGTTCCACCCTCCTGCCACCGGGCTCACAACCGGACGTTCCGGGGAGGTCATCTACACCACTCACAAGGAATCTATCTTCGTTCAG CAGCAGGACGGTGAGGAGGCAACTCCCCAAGCCAAACTGCAACGGGTTCCCCCAGAGGTCAAACCCAAACCCCACATCTCTACCCCCATTCACGCTTCTGCTGCTCATGATGAGGGGGAAGGTGACAAAGATAAGATCGTAGCGGAGCTGCAG GTGTTTGAGAAGTCCCCTGTTAAAAATGTAGAGCCCAGATATGTTGTTGATCTGACCACCCATGAGCTCCCGGATAAAGATCTGGAGGCaaccttctccctctcctcatacGACCCAAAG AACATAGCTCAACACAGCAATGATGGACAACAATCTCCAAAGACTGCAAAGTCTGGCTCTGgg GTGATATATTACATCACTGGCAAATCAAGGCCACCCAGTGACAACGCCCCTAGTGGACCCGGAGAGCAAAATCAATCCAGTGAAGGAATCATTTCTTCCTTGAAGGTGGCAGTTCTGAATCCTTCTGACCCTTCCCCATGGCCAAACATACTAACATCACATGACCTAACTTTAGATTCCTCCAAACAAGAGAAGGAGAACCAGAAAGAGACATCCGATACAGAGCAGatgtctgcatgttttgttGAGGCTCTGAAGGACAGCTGCAAAGCTGAGGATGACACACACGTTTTGGCTCCAAAAGAAGAGCTACCTGAGGCTGTCACAGATAGGCTAGAGGAGCAAGTGTCAAGCCATGCTTCTGAACTCCCGATTACTGTTACTGAGGAACCTGTGAAAACCTGTGTTGTGGGGGAGGATCAGACCGACTCTCAAGTGCTGCCTGGACCCCCGGCACTGTCATTGGAGAATGGGTTGCAGGAGGTGGTGTGGAGCTCATCCAGGGAGCAGGACAGgcacacagagcaggacaggCGCACGGAGCAGGACAACTTGATCCCTGACGTTCCCAGAGAGACAGATTCGCCAGACAGATTCGCCTTTGTGATCACCAAAACAAAAGTGCAGGCTCTGTCCACCGGAGAGTATCGGCAACTGGTGAGCTCCAAAGGCCAAGACGTGGAGACAGTTCAAGTTGGAGCAGACACAACTGACTCCGCCCCTGAGGACAGTGGGTCCGGCAAGAAACCTGTCATCATCGTGTTCGACGAGCCCATGGACATCCAGCAGGCCTACAAGCGCCTCTCCACCATCTTCGAGTGTGAAGAGGAGCTGGACAGGATGCTATCAAAAGAGCGCATTGACGAGGAGGTCGAGGatgctgaggaagaggatgcaCGCTCGCAAATGACTAGGGAGATTATGCCTATTGCTGAGGTGGCAGGTCAACTCAGGCCTGAGAGAAACCCAGATGCCAATGGGAATGTTAATCATCTCCCAGTGCCTGGTGAACAGAATAAGAACACAGAGGACTCTACCCCACAGTTGGAGGATGGGTCCAAAGTGGAGCCCAATGACACGAAGCAAGAAGGTAAAAAGAAATTTAAGTTCCCGTTTCCCAAGAAGCAGCTGGCGGCCATTGGACAAGCCCTCCGCACCGGGACAAAAGCGGGCAAAAAGACACTGCAGGTGGTTGTTTatgaggacgaggaggaggacgaTGGCACACTGAAAAAAGCGAAAGAAGCCAAGAGGTTTGAGATCACATCAACGACAGACTCAGCCGGCGCCGCCCCTTCTGCCAACACCGCCCCTGCTGCTGACACTCCTTCTGCTGATGCTATGTCACAAAATCACACCGTCAGCTCACAGTCCCCGACAAGGAGCACTAACGAGATATGCAAAAGCACATACAAAACTCTGGACAGCCTCGAGGAGACCATTAAACAGCTAGAAACCACCATCAGTAACATGGAGCCTGGGCTGTCTCCCGAAACGTCCCGCAAAGATCCGAAGAGCAAGAGGACGGCAGTGCAAACGGCAGAGGGCAAGGGCAGCCCCTCGAAGAGGCCGGCCCCCCTGGGGCCAAAGCCCCAGAAGCCCCCGCAGAGGAAGAACTCCAAAGCCCTGAGTGTGCCTCACCCCCCTACCCCTAACTCCCCCGGCTCTGCTGACCCTAAACAG aacatcGCAAGTTCCCCTTCCTCGAGTCGAATCACCTCGCCCAAAGCTCGCCCCCAAGCCGGGAGCGTGGAAAAAGCTGGAAAACCCCCAAAGCTCCAGGACTCCCAGAGGCAGTATCGACAGGTAGTTTTACTGTAG
- the si:ch211-207d6.2 gene encoding sickle tail protein homolog isoform X2, whose protein sequence is MQPHNAERRREAFLEHLKQKYPHHASTIMSLADRIKEQISGNPQHFGGKQGDQQSLASLESLQAMSEEVPSTFTRGSRTRASLPVVKSSNQTKDRSLGVLYLQYGEETRQALMPNEVTSADTVRALFVSAFPQQLTLKMLESPNVAIYIKDHVRNVYYELTDIRNITAHSCLKVYHKDPAQAFNHSPLNSNGDARLSRYSGRQQAGGQSMLHTLPPPHSPIHTVQGSMSPPSGRSMPPSPSRFPYGMAMPASATLPRDRLSSVPITRSAPPCSSAILERRDVKPDEDVSGRGAPLYADPYTLPEARLSVASSHGTQIGDMLDGQVFLQRRSQAKSVGSYAEVADPQHSLYRQRSRKYSESPHMPLGSKSPPSSPQRVGEVRMIDIHPGQNAHMLLQGAERTVHARRSFRKDSNGTMEAVARVRGTVASPVFVDLPHGHGDRPFQGPISTEGPQSERMKAMEQQIASLTGLLQHALLKGTNTSGIKENASEKSSEPLAHGTTSGGVSPIAGSKSPVLQALPPQARGLALGPLLDTFQRNVSSLRMHLHQLRQTQVQNQEVVRVMLQQAEEELTDRVCEQLRLLDDPMQKQRKQVEQERHRYVSMEENLLLQLGELENHVERLKKDSAQQPITLRDVEEGAVNLRTVGECLAALKGEFPALQLKMRSVLRVEVEAVRFLKEEPHKMDSMLKRVKGLTETLSDLQSCATESHALVDPVAPVSLTTTKESDSPDTSRSSPGPQPLSPARSELTPSSPVVVHQACSSPVNLQPCQHSVSLSHQPSPPLTPVSGRDSPTVAKVSPRSREDSTALQKKEASAGQERPMDCSSVTSCPPQHEETGTGKDKLQVAEKEQAEQMEEAVGTEMERKLRQAQDSLMESIPNLEVTQEESSSPSPATCLPDKADSSCPPPPLPEAATLAEPADKPVKISVEGGQKPAIEKPLRVKPSPETASKSPPPPPPRRFHPPATGLTTGRSGEVIYTTHKESIFVQQQDGEEATPQAKLQRVPPEVKPKPHISTPIHASAAHDEGEGDKDKIVAELQNIAQHSNDGQQSPKTAKSGSGVIYYITGKSRPPSDNAPSGPGEQNQSSEGIISSLKVAVLNPSDPSPWPNILTSHDLTLDSSKQEKENQKETSDTEQMSACFVEALKDSCKAEDDTHVLAPKEELPEAVTDRLEEQVSSHASELPITVTEEPVKTCVVGEDQTDSQVLPGPPALSLENGLQEVVWSSSREQDRHTEQDRRTEQDNLIPDVPRETDSPDRFAFVITKTKVQALSTGEYRQLVSSKGQDVETVQVGADTTDSAPEDSGSGKKPVIIVFDEPMDIQQAYKRLSTIFECEEELDRMLSKERIDEEVEDAEEEDARSQMTREIMPIAEVAGQLRPERNPDANGNVNHLPVPGEQNKNTEDSTPQLEDGSKVEPNDTKQEGKKKFKFPFPKKQLAAIGQALRTGTKAGKKTLQVVVYEDEEEDDGTLKKAKEAKRFEITSTTDSAGAAPSANTAPAADTPSADAMSQNHTVSSQSPTRSTNEICKSTYKTLDSLEETIKQLETTISNMEPGLSPETSRKDPKSKRTAVQTAEGKGSPSKRPAPLGPKPQKPPQRKNSKALSVPHPPTPNSPGSADPKQNIASSPSSSRITSPKARPQAGSVEKAGKPPKLQDSQRQYRQVVLL, encoded by the exons ATCAGTGGAAACCCCCAGCACTTTGGGGGGAAGCAGGGTGACCAGCAGTCACTAGCCTCGCTGGAGTCTTTGCAGGCCATGTCGGAAGAAGTTCCCAGCACCTTTACTCGAGGCAGCCGCACCCGGGCAAGCCTCCCTGTGGTCAAGTCCAGCAACCAGACCAAGGACAGGTCCTTAG GCGTCCTGTACCTGCAGTATGGAGAAGAGACCAGGCAGGCCCTCATGCCCAATGAGGTGACGAGTGCAGACACGGTGAGAGCGCTGTTTGTCAGCGCCTTCCCCCAGCAGCTGACCCTGAAGATGCTAGAGTCACCAAACGTGGCCATCTACATCAAGGACCATGTACGCAACGTCTACTATGAGCTCACCGACATCCG AAACATCACGGCACACTCCTGTCTGAAGGTCTACCACAAGGACCCCGCCCAGGCCTTCAATCACAGCCCCCTAAACAGCAACGGAGACGCCAGG CTCTCCCGTTATAGCGGTAGACAGCAGGCTGGCGGACAGAGTATGCTCCACACACTGCCTCCACCCCACAGTCCCATCCACACTGTCCAGGGCTCCATGTCTCCCCCGAGTGGACGCTCTATGCCTCCATCACCCTCTCGGTTCCCATACGGCATGGCAATGCCTGCCAGTGCCACCTTGCCCCGCGACCGCCTGTCTAGTGTGCCCATCACCCGCTCTGCTCCGCCATGCTCCAGCGCCATCCTGGAACGACGTGACGTGAAGCCCGATGAAGATGTGAGCGGCAGGGGCGCACCACTGTACGCTGACCCCTACACACTGCCTGAGGCTCGGCTGAGTGTGGCATCCTCTCATGGCACCCAAATCGGCGACATGCTCGACGGGCAGGTGTTCCTCCAGCGCCGCTCACAGGCCAAGTCCGTTGGTTCGTACGCTGAGGTCGCTGACCCCCAACACTCCCTCTACAGGCAGAGGTCCCGCAAATACTCCGAGAGCCCGCACATGCCACTTGGCTCCAAAAGCCCGCCCTCTTCACCTCAGAGGGTTGGCGAGGTCCGAATGATTGACATCCACCCAGGGCAGAATGCCCACATGCTACtacagggagcagagaggacagtGCATGCACGAAGATCCTTCCGGAAGGACAGCAATGGAACCATGGAGGCAGTGGCGAGGGTGAGGGGGACCGTAGCCTCCCCTGTGTTTGTTGATCTTCCCCATGGTCATGGAGACAGGCCGTTTCAAGGGCCAATATCAACAGAAGGTCCTCAGAG TGAGCGTATGAAGGCTATGGAGCAGCAGATAGCTAGTCTGACTGGTCTTCTTCAGCATGCACTTTTAAAAGGGACAAATACCAGTGGCATCAAAGAGAATGCCAG TGAAAAATCCTCTGAACCCCTGGCTCATGGCACAACCAGCGGTG GAGTGTCCCCTATTGCTGGATCTAAGAGCCCCGTACTCCAGGCCTTGCCTCCTCAGGCCAGGGGCCTGGCCCTCGGCCCTCTCCTGGACACCTTCCAGAGGAACGTCTCCAGCCTTCGCATGCACCTGCATCaactcagacagacacag GTGCAAAACCAGGAGGTTGTGAGGGTGATGCTGCAGCAGGCCGAAGAGGAGCTGACGGACAGGGTGTGTGAGCAGCTCCGGCTTCTGGATGACCCCATGCAGAAGCAGAGgaagcaggtggagcaggaaaGGCACAGATACGTGTCCATGGAGGAGAACCTGCTGCTCCAGCTGGG GGAGTTGGAGAATCATGTGGAGAGACTGAAGAAGGACTCAGCTCAGCAACCAATCACCTTGCGGGATGTGGAGGAGGGGGCAGTCAATCTGCGGACAGTGGGAGAGTGCCTTGCTGCACTGAAGG GGGAGTTCCCAGCCCTGCAGCTGAAGATGCGCTCCGTGTtgcgggtggaggtggaggctgTGCGCTTCCTCAAGGAGGAGCCTCACAAGATGGACAGCATGCTGAAGAGGGTCAAAGGCCTGACTGAGACCCTGAGTGACCTCCAGAG TTGTGCTACAGAAAGCCATGCCCTCGTTGACCCGGTTGCCCCCGTGAGCCTTACGACAACCAAGGAGTCGGACTCCCCAGACACCAGCCGGAGTTCACCCGGCCCCCAACCCCTCTCACCCGCCCGCTCCGAGCTCACGCCCTCCTCACCTGTGGTCGTGCATCAGGCCTGCAGTTCCCCCGTCAACCTGCAGCCTTGCCAACACTCTGTCAGCCTGAGCCACCAGCCGAGCCCCCCACTCACACCCGTGTCGGGCAGGGACTCACCCACCGTGGCCAAGGTGAGCCCCAGGAGCAGGGAGGACAGCACCGCTCTACAAAAGaaagaggcctctgcaggccaGGAGAGGCCAATGGACTGCAGCTCTGTCACGTCATGCCCACCACAGCATGAGGAGACTGGCACAGGCAAAGATAAA TTGCAGGTGGCAGAGAAGGAGCAGGCAGAGCAGATGGAGGAGGCTGTagggacagagatggagaggaagctACGCCAGGCCCAGGACAGTCTGATGGAGTCCATACCTAACCTGGAGGTGACCCAGGAGGAGAGCAGTTCTCCAAGCCCAGCCACCTGCCTTCCTGACAAGGCGGACTCCTCTTGTCCTCCGCCTCCACTCCCAG AGGCCGCCACACTAGCAGAACCAGCAGACAAACCAGTCAAGATTAGTGTAGAGGGAGGACAAAAACCAGCTATAGAGAAGCCTCTGCGAGTGAAGCCCAGCCCAGAGACAGCCAGCAAGTCCccgcctccacccccaccacgcAGGTTCCACCCTCCTGCCACCGGGCTCACAACCGGACGTTCCGGGGAGGTCATCTACACCACTCACAAGGAATCTATCTTCGTTCAG CAGCAGGACGGTGAGGAGGCAACTCCCCAAGCCAAACTGCAACGGGTTCCCCCAGAGGTCAAACCCAAACCCCACATCTCTACCCCCATTCACGCTTCTGCTGCTCATGATGAGGGGGAAGGTGACAAAGATAAGATCGTAGCGGAGCTGCAG AACATAGCTCAACACAGCAATGATGGACAACAATCTCCAAAGACTGCAAAGTCTGGCTCTGgg GTGATATATTACATCACTGGCAAATCAAGGCCACCCAGTGACAACGCCCCTAGTGGACCCGGAGAGCAAAATCAATCCAGTGAAGGAATCATTTCTTCCTTGAAGGTGGCAGTTCTGAATCCTTCTGACCCTTCCCCATGGCCAAACATACTAACATCACATGACCTAACTTTAGATTCCTCCAAACAAGAGAAGGAGAACCAGAAAGAGACATCCGATACAGAGCAGatgtctgcatgttttgttGAGGCTCTGAAGGACAGCTGCAAAGCTGAGGATGACACACACGTTTTGGCTCCAAAAGAAGAGCTACCTGAGGCTGTCACAGATAGGCTAGAGGAGCAAGTGTCAAGCCATGCTTCTGAACTCCCGATTACTGTTACTGAGGAACCTGTGAAAACCTGTGTTGTGGGGGAGGATCAGACCGACTCTCAAGTGCTGCCTGGACCCCCGGCACTGTCATTGGAGAATGGGTTGCAGGAGGTGGTGTGGAGCTCATCCAGGGAGCAGGACAGgcacacagagcaggacaggCGCACGGAGCAGGACAACTTGATCCCTGACGTTCCCAGAGAGACAGATTCGCCAGACAGATTCGCCTTTGTGATCACCAAAACAAAAGTGCAGGCTCTGTCCACCGGAGAGTATCGGCAACTGGTGAGCTCCAAAGGCCAAGACGTGGAGACAGTTCAAGTTGGAGCAGACACAACTGACTCCGCCCCTGAGGACAGTGGGTCCGGCAAGAAACCTGTCATCATCGTGTTCGACGAGCCCATGGACATCCAGCAGGCCTACAAGCGCCTCTCCACCATCTTCGAGTGTGAAGAGGAGCTGGACAGGATGCTATCAAAAGAGCGCATTGACGAGGAGGTCGAGGatgctgaggaagaggatgcaCGCTCGCAAATGACTAGGGAGATTATGCCTATTGCTGAGGTGGCAGGTCAACTCAGGCCTGAGAGAAACCCAGATGCCAATGGGAATGTTAATCATCTCCCAGTGCCTGGTGAACAGAATAAGAACACAGAGGACTCTACCCCACAGTTGGAGGATGGGTCCAAAGTGGAGCCCAATGACACGAAGCAAGAAGGTAAAAAGAAATTTAAGTTCCCGTTTCCCAAGAAGCAGCTGGCGGCCATTGGACAAGCCCTCCGCACCGGGACAAAAGCGGGCAAAAAGACACTGCAGGTGGTTGTTTatgaggacgaggaggaggacgaTGGCACACTGAAAAAAGCGAAAGAAGCCAAGAGGTTTGAGATCACATCAACGACAGACTCAGCCGGCGCCGCCCCTTCTGCCAACACCGCCCCTGCTGCTGACACTCCTTCTGCTGATGCTATGTCACAAAATCACACCGTCAGCTCACAGTCCCCGACAAGGAGCACTAACGAGATATGCAAAAGCACATACAAAACTCTGGACAGCCTCGAGGAGACCATTAAACAGCTAGAAACCACCATCAGTAACATGGAGCCTGGGCTGTCTCCCGAAACGTCCCGCAAAGATCCGAAGAGCAAGAGGACGGCAGTGCAAACGGCAGAGGGCAAGGGCAGCCCCTCGAAGAGGCCGGCCCCCCTGGGGCCAAAGCCCCAGAAGCCCCCGCAGAGGAAGAACTCCAAAGCCCTGAGTGTGCCTCACCCCCCTACCCCTAACTCCCCCGGCTCTGCTGACCCTAAACAG aacatcGCAAGTTCCCCTTCCTCGAGTCGAATCACCTCGCCCAAAGCTCGCCCCCAAGCCGGGAGCGTGGAAAAAGCTGGAAAACCCCCAAAGCTCCAGGACTCCCAGAGGCAGTATCGACAGGTAGTTTTACTGTAG